From Staphylothermus hellenicus DSM 12710, a single genomic window includes:
- a CDS encoding pyridoxal phosphate-dependent aminotransferase, with amino-acid sequence MTSPTLKFRSIIPYMRGEGGFAFIARGRELASKGHHVVNLSIGQPDVPTPDNVIESAVHWLRDKKYTAYTETPGIPELRQAVADYLNERYGSDVDWREVVVTPGTKGAIFLSLATYLDPGDEIIVPEPSYPAYPEGAKILNAKARFVPLRFEGSDKGFKLDMEAIEEAITPKTKMIVVNNPHNPSGAVFTPREIDELVDIAREHKIMILADEIYDNYVYDGSFKSLISYPDWREFLVYTNGFSKTFSMTGWRLGYIVVRREVAEILSKLAVNIWGCPTSFAQKAAVTALKDPDTWKWVEKISKRYAEMRTLLYNELQGIEGVEAWKSRGAFYLFPRISSLLNKVNMNVDEFVNYIIDNYYLIILPGTAFPDTAGKDYVRFSFATSREAILEGAKRFREAVEDLLSKQS; translated from the coding sequence ATGACGTCCCCAACTCTAAAATTCAGAAGCATTATACCCTATATGAGAGGAGAAGGAGGATTCGCATTTATTGCTAGAGGAAGAGAACTAGCTTCTAAGGGGCATCACGTAGTAAATCTAAGTATTGGACAACCAGATGTTCCCACGCCTGATAATGTTATTGAATCAGCTGTTCACTGGTTAAGAGATAAAAAATATACTGCTTATACCGAGACACCGGGTATACCGGAGCTTAGACAAGCGGTTGCGGATTATTTGAATGAGAGATATGGTAGTGATGTTGATTGGAGAGAAGTAGTAGTGACTCCTGGAACTAAGGGAGCTATTTTCCTATCACTAGCTACTTATCTTGATCCAGGCGATGAAATAATTGTTCCAGAACCATCGTATCCCGCTTATCCGGAGGGAGCCAAGATACTTAATGCCAAAGCCAGATTTGTGCCTCTACGCTTCGAGGGAAGTGATAAGGGATTCAAACTAGACATGGAAGCCATAGAGGAAGCTATAACTCCTAAAACAAAAATGATCGTTGTAAATAATCCACATAATCCTAGCGGAGCAGTTTTTACACCTAGAGAAATAGATGAACTAGTAGATATTGCTAGAGAACACAAAATAATGATTCTCGCAGACGAGATATATGATAACTACGTATATGATGGAAGCTTTAAATCCTTAATATCCTATCCTGACTGGAGAGAATTCCTAGTATACACGAATGGTTTCTCAAAAACATTCTCCATGACCGGTTGGCGTCTAGGATACATTGTAGTGCGTAGAGAAGTTGCTGAAATACTGAGTAAGCTAGCAGTAAATATTTGGGGATGCCCAACAAGTTTCGCGCAAAAAGCAGCGGTTACAGCACTAAAAGACCCTGATACATGGAAGTGGGTTGAAAAAATAAGTAAGAGATATGCTGAGATGAGAACACTTCTATATAATGAGCTTCAAGGAATAGAGGGTGTAGAAGCCTGGAAAAGCCGTGGAGCATTCTATTTATTCCCAAGAATAAGTAGTTTACTGAACAAGGTAAACATGAATGTAGATGAGTTCGTAAACTACATAATAGATAATTATTACTTAATAATACTTCCAGGAACAGCCTTCCCGGACACAGCTGGAAAAGACTATGTTAGATTCAGCTTTGCAACAAGCAGAGAGGCAATACTGGAGGGAGCTAAGAGGTTTAGAGAAGCAGTTGAAGATCTCCTCTCAAAACAGTCTTGA
- a CDS encoding damage-control phosphatase ARMT1 family protein, with protein sequence MKPHAPCVQCIVSVRLREIMNSIRDHERTIKLQIQLLKVAYEEFTRNNELTIIATNIFNKLISLAPEIVDYYKDLKKKAISRAWENIGEYKSFLEKLEGYEKFRFATKISIAGNALDTGVAGYEPPDKISVDRILSTPLIIDHTREIYDYIRAGGKKILWLFDNAGESVLDTLLVEILQNYGNKVIGVAKEDPGFQNDLTMSDAYYAGLDKVFDEIISTGYNGSSIHLNKVSEQFKKYLKEADLIIAKGMAHYEYISGIELEKPIAHLLIPKCEPVAKTIGGIKEYYVAYFHNYR encoded by the coding sequence ATGAAGCCACATGCCCCATGTGTTCAATGCATAGTATCTGTTAGATTACGTGAAATAATGAATAGCATAAGAGATCATGAAAGAACAATTAAGCTGCAAATACAACTATTAAAAGTGGCATATGAGGAGTTTACTAGAAATAATGAATTAACCATTATAGCTACAAACATATTTAATAAACTAATAAGTCTTGCACCAGAGATAGTAGATTATTATAAGGATTTAAAAAAGAAAGCAATAAGTAGGGCATGGGAGAACATTGGAGAGTATAAGTCTTTCCTCGAAAAACTCGAGGGATACGAGAAATTCAGGTTTGCAACAAAGATCTCCATAGCGGGTAATGCATTAGATACTGGAGTAGCAGGATATGAGCCGCCGGATAAGATCTCGGTTGATCGAATACTTTCTACACCATTAATAATAGATCATACTCGTGAAATATATGATTATATACGGGCAGGAGGAAAGAAGATCCTGTGGTTATTTGATAATGCGGGTGAATCAGTTCTAGATACATTGCTTGTGGAAATACTGCAGAACTATGGAAACAAAGTAATAGGTGTTGCAAAGGAAGATCCTGGTTTCCAAAACGATTTAACAATGAGCGATGCATATTATGCTGGACTAGATAAAGTATTCGATGAAATAATTTCAACAGGCTATAATGGTTCAAGCATACATCTAAATAAAGTATCAGAACAATTCAAAAAATACCTTAAAGAAGCCGATCTAATAATAGCTAAGGGCATGGCTCACTATGAATACATAAGCGGTATAGAATTAGAAAAACCAATAGCTCACCTACTTATTCCTAAATGTGAACCAGTCGCTAAAACTATTGGCGGCATTAAAGAATACTATGTTGCATATTTTCACAATTACCGCTAA
- a CDS encoding DNA polymerase domain-containing protein, whose protein sequence is MNNNILYLFDAVPSGKYTLFKLLDRDGRVYVVPISLLYRGYLMPRIDPDVLLENVELINGVEKVWVENWYKPPYFSSETEVVVYETRDPRIISTVNNWAIRKAIGVPVNTFPEPLIEALWRNKIPVLTPLKKYGDRIVALENPFDPEYSEPPIKYLILRLFRGGYRLYSEAIDPEKVVVEDNEGIVYEGGLDGAVETIREHKPLILYTSIVEKIYVEQRYSWIKKYYDVWIDDAETLVDHTGIVYWSRLSYTPPRMLNYATIGRILTTIEALEARKHKYLIINGFGRRESWRSLRSLLETDRGGLVYSPKPGLYWDICQIDYNSLYPSIIAKYNISGETIDNPYCRNKYVVKNSPHIICMDRRGLVSIVLDKLVRLREKTKMLRAQTNNEVYSLRSKALKWMLVSGFGYLGFKNSLFGSIMAHETVTWYARRILREAQWLLEKRGYKVVHVIIDSLFVQGGDCEKALRIVEETGMPAKIEAEYTWLYIPETKNTGLGAANKYYGRLASGEMKIKGVMCVRKNTPIFIRETQLEAINKLGEAGKPEELKEKLREAHTVFQLAEQKLINREVESWKLGIIVNARKKPKHKTPWLKASSMIRKYTGPIVYIISPSGEPEPLIDTDQKYSAEYYVKLLHSAWEEIPSIDIIQ, encoded by the coding sequence TTGAACAATAATATTCTATATCTTTTCGACGCCGTCCCCTCCGGTAAGTATACCTTGTTTAAACTATTGGACCGGGATGGAAGAGTATATGTAGTTCCTATAAGTCTTCTATATCGTGGATACCTTATGCCACGTATTGATCCAGATGTTTTATTGGAGAATGTTGAGTTAATAAATGGTGTTGAAAAAGTATGGGTTGAGAACTGGTATAAACCACCATACTTTTCTTCTGAGACAGAAGTAGTTGTTTATGAAACACGTGATCCCCGCATAATAAGTACTGTGAATAATTGGGCTATACGTAAAGCTATCGGTGTTCCAGTTAATACTTTTCCTGAACCATTAATTGAAGCTTTATGGAGAAACAAGATCCCTGTACTAACCCCTTTGAAGAAATATGGGGATAGAATTGTTGCTTTGGAGAATCCTTTTGATCCAGAATATTCTGAGCCTCCGATCAAGTATTTAATACTACGCTTATTTAGAGGTGGGTATAGATTATATTCTGAAGCAATAGATCCGGAGAAAGTTGTTGTAGAGGATAATGAGGGCATAGTTTATGAGGGTGGCTTGGATGGAGCTGTTGAAACTATTCGTGAACATAAACCATTAATACTCTATACCAGTATTGTAGAGAAAATATATGTTGAGCAAAGATATTCTTGGATTAAGAAATACTATGATGTATGGATAGATGATGCTGAAACACTTGTTGATCATACAGGTATAGTGTATTGGAGCAGGCTATCATATACTCCTCCTAGAATGCTTAACTATGCAACCATAGGCAGAATACTAACTACTATAGAAGCATTAGAAGCTAGGAAACATAAATACCTAATAATAAATGGTTTTGGACGCAGAGAGTCTTGGAGAAGTCTTCGAAGCCTATTAGAAACTGATCGTGGAGGACTAGTTTACTCGCCTAAACCCGGCCTGTACTGGGATATTTGCCAAATAGACTATAACAGTCTTTATCCAAGCATCATTGCTAAATACAATATTAGTGGTGAAACAATTGATAATCCATATTGTAGGAACAAATATGTAGTGAAGAATTCACCGCATATAATATGCATGGATCGCAGAGGACTTGTATCAATTGTTCTAGATAAACTAGTAAGGCTACGTGAGAAAACAAAAATGCTTAGGGCACAAACAAATAATGAAGTATATAGTCTTAGAAGCAAAGCTCTTAAATGGATGCTTGTCTCAGGCTTTGGCTATCTAGGATTCAAGAATAGTTTATTCGGCTCAATAATGGCTCATGAAACAGTTACATGGTATGCTCGCAGAATATTGAGAGAAGCACAATGGTTGCTGGAGAAGAGAGGCTATAAAGTAGTACATGTAATAATAGATAGCTTATTTGTTCAAGGAGGAGATTGTGAGAAAGCATTGAGAATAGTTGAAGAAACAGGTATGCCTGCAAAAATAGAAGCTGAATATACATGGCTATATATTCCGGAAACAAAGAATACAGGGCTTGGAGCAGCTAATAAATACTATGGGAGACTAGCTAGTGGAGAAATGAAGATTAAGGGAGTAATGTGTGTTAGGAAAAACACTCCAATATTCATTAGAGAAACACAGTTAGAAGCAATAAATAAGCTTGGAGAAGCCGGAAAACCAGAAGAGCTCAAGGAGAAATTAAGAGAAGCACATACAGTTTTCCAATTAGCCGAACAAAAACTTATCAATAGAGAAGTAGAGTCTTGGAAGCTAGGCATAATAGTTAATGCTAGGAAAAAACCCAAACATAAAACACCATGGTTAAAAGCATCATCAATGATCAGAAAATATACTGGACCCATAGTCTACATAATATCCCCTAGCGGAGAACCCGAACCCCTTATAGATACTGACCAAAAATACAGTGCAGAATACTATGTAAAACTACTACATAGCGCATGGGAAGAAATACCAAGCATAGATATAATTCAATAA